The Enterobacter asburiae sequence ACCTGACGCTACGCCTGGACGACGCGGATATCGAACCGTTCGCGGCCGATTTCCATCAAAAACCACGCTATATTGCACTGAGTCAGCCGATGCCGCTGCTCGCGAATACACCGTTTATCGTCACCGGCTCCGGCAAGTTCTTCCGCAACGTTCAGCTTGACCCGCAGGCCAACCTCGGCGTGGTGAAAGTGGACAGCGACGGCGCGGGCTACCACATTCTGTGGGGCCTGACCGACGAGGCGGTGCCCACCTCCGAACTGCCGGCGCACTTCCTCTCCCACTGCGAGCGCATCAAGGCGACTAACGGCAAAGACCGCGTGATCATGCACTGCCACGCCACCAACCTGATCGCCCTGACCTACGTGCTGGAAAACAGCGCTGATTTCATCACCCGCAAGCTATGGGAAGGCAGTACCGAGTGTCTGGTGGTCTTCCCGGACGGGGTCGGCATTCTGCCGTGGATGGTGCCGGGTACCGACGAGATCGGCCAGGCGACCGCCAGAGATATGCAAAAACATTCGCTGGTGCTGTGGCCGTTCCACGGTGTCTTTGGCAGCGGTCCAACGCTGGATGAAACCTTCGGTTTGATCGACACCGCCGAGAAATCAGCGGAAGTGCTGGTGAAGGTTTATTCCATGGGCGGTATGAAGCAAACCATTACCCGCGAAGAGCTTATTGCGCTAGGCAAGCGCTTCGGCGTGACCCCGCTACGGTCAGCGCTGGAAATATACGCATAAACCCTCGCTGGCCGGACGGTACGGGCGATAGTTAAGGAGAATTATCATGAGCTTTATGTTGGCACTTCCAAAAATCAGCCTGCACGGTGCGGGCGCTATTGGCGACATGGTCAAGCTGATGGCGAACAAAGAGTGGGGCAAAGCGCTGATTGTCACTGATGGCCAGCTGGTGAAGCTGGGTCTGCTGGACAGTCTGTTTACCGCGCTGGATGCGCACCAGATGTCATATCAGCTGTTTGACGCGGTCTTCCCCAACCCAACGGAGGCGCTGGTACAGAAGGGATTCGCGGCCTACCGGGAAGCCGCGTGTGATTATCTCATCGCCTTCGGCGGCGGCAGCCCAATTGATACCGCCAAGGCCATTAAAATCCTCACCGCCAATCCGGGTCCGTCCACCGATTATTCCGGCGTCGGTAAGGTGAAAAACCCGGGCGTGCCGCTGGTGGCGATCAACACCACCGCAGGCACGGCGGCGGAGATGACCAGCAACGCGGTGATTATTGACTCCGCACGTCAGGTGAAAGAAGTGATCATCGACCCGAACATCATCCCGGATATCGCCGTGGATGATGCCAGCGTCATGCTGGATATTCCTGCATCCGTCACCGCCGCAACGGGGATGGATGCGTTAACGCACGCCATTGAAGCCTATGTGTCCGTTGGCGCGCACCCGCTAACCGATGCCAACGCGCTGGAAGCGATTCGCCTGATAAGCCTCTGGCTGCCCAGAGCGGTCGACGACGGTCATAACCTGGACGCGCGCGAGCAGATGGCATTTGGTCAGTATCTGGCGGGCATGGCGTTTAACAGCGCTGGTCTCGGCCTCGTGCATGCCCTGGCGCATCAGCCGGGCGCGACGCACAATCTGCCGCACGGCGTGTGCAACGCCATCCTGCTGCCGATCGTCGAAAGCTTTAATCGCCCGAACGCCGTGGCACGGTTTGCTCGCGTGGCGCAGGCGATGGGCGTCGACACGCGCGGCATGAGCGACGAAGCGGCCAGCCTGTCAGCGATTCAGGCGATTCGCGACCTGAGCGCCCGCGTCGGTATTCCGTCCGGCTTCAGCCAGCTTGGCGTCACAGAAGCCGATATCGAAGGCTGGCTGGATAAAGCCCTCGCCGACCCGTGCGCGCCATGCAACCCGCGCACCGCCAGCCGCGACGAGGTTCGCGAGCTGTATCTGGAGGCATTATGATCCGTAAAGCCTTTGTCATGCAGGTAAACCCGGACGCGCACGAGGAGTACACGCGTCGCCACAATCCCATCTGGCCCGAGCTGGAAGCGGCACTGAAAGACCACGGCGCGCACCACTATGCCATTTATCTCGACAGAGAACATAGCCTGCTGTTTGCCACCGTAGAGATTGAATCAGAGGAGCGCTGGAACGCGGTCGCGAATACCGACGTCTGCCAGCGCTGGTGGAAACACATGCATGATGTAATGCCGTCGAACCCGGACAACAGCCCGGTGAGTGCGGAGCTTAAAGAGGTCTTTTACCTGGACTGATGTGTTAATGCTGCTGCCCCCGCGGCGGCGGCAATCTCCTGCCTGCTGCTCAGCGTAAACGCCGACACCACCGTGATCGCCAGCACGAAGCAGCCCAGCATCAGATACGTCTCCTGGAAGCCGATCCGGTCATACATATTCCCGGCAAAGGCGGAGAGGAAAATTGCCGCCGACTGTTTGGCAAACTGGAAGCCAATCAGGTAGATAGTGGCCGACAGGCGAGTATCAAACACCCCGGTGATGTACTTGAACGCGCCCACCAGCAGGAACGGCACCTCCAGCGCGTGCAGCATCTTCAGGGCAATCACCTCCACGGCGGTGGTGGCGAACGACGAGCCGATAATGCGCGTCGCCATAATCACCCCGGCGATCAGCAGCGTATTTTTCGCGCCGATGCGGTTAATGATCCACGGCGAGCAGAACATGATGATAGCGTTACAGATTTCTCCGGCAGTGGTAGCAAAACCAAAGGCGCGGGTCCCCTCCTGCGGCGTGGCGAAGAAGGTTTTGAAGAAGGTGGCAAACTGCTGGTCGAAGACGTCATACACACAGGCCACGCCGATCACGTACAGAATGAACATCCACATTCTGCGCTGGCGGAACAGGTTAAAGACGGTTCTGGCGGTGATCTGCGGCTGGTTGGCGCCCAGCGCATTCATTACCTGCGCCGTCTGGTTGGGCTTTGGCTTCGCGACCACCAGCAGCAGCATCAGCAGCAGCGCCGCCGCCGATCCCATCCAGAAGACGTACGACGGGTCAATGCCGAACAGGATGCCGCCCGTTGAGGCGCACAGCCCCCAGCCGAGACAGCCAAACATGCGCGCCTTGCCGTATTCAAAGAAGCTGTTGCGGCTCACGCGTTCAATGTAGGCCTCAATCGCCCCCGATCCGGCCGAGAAGACAAAACCGATATACAGCCCGCCGCTCAGCGCGCCCAGCCAGATATTGGCTTTCAGCAGCGGCGCGAAGACGTACAGGAAGAACGGTGCGAACAGAAACAGCAGCACCGAGATGATCCACAGCAGGTGTTTTTTCAGCCCCAGCTTGTCTGAAATCACCCCGAGCACCGGCTGGAACGCGATGGCGGACAGCGAGATACAGGAGAAAACAATCCCGGTATGGGTTTTGTTCAGGCCGATGATGTCCGACAGCCAAATCGGCAGGAACGGAAAGCAGGTGGCCATGATGAAGAAGTAGAGAAAGAAGAACAGCCCGAAGATCCAGAAGTTAGGGTTGTCTTTGTGGGTACAGGTTGTTGCGTTCATTATTTTTATCCTCAACGGAGGGCCGGTTGCCCGGCCCGTCACCCTTACACGCGTTCCACGCCAATCAGAATGGCGGTTTCCGGATCCAGAATCGGCAGCGCGATACCCGCCTGCATCAGCCATTCACCGTTCACCGTTTGCGGCGCGGCCATCCACGCCGGCAGCCTGCGCATGGTGTGCCCCCCCTCACCTGTAATCTGAATATTCGGGTGATCGAGTAGCGTGATGCGGTACCGCGCTCGGACGTCCAGCCCCGGCATGCGCAGCGGCATCATCAGGGTGTAATCCGGCATCGCCAGCTGGCTGACCATAAACAGCCCTTGGGTCTTGTCTTCGCTCACTATACCCTGCGCCAGCGTGGTGGCGTCCGGCATATCGATGCGCCACTGGGTACCGGTGTGGATAACCGCTCGCCACTGCTTGTGTAGTGCGGCGTAATGCCGATAGCCTTCGCGCTCCTGCGCGTCCACGGTGAGCGGATCCAGCTCCAGTCCCATATGGCCAAACAGCGCCGTCAGCCCGCGGAAAGCGATGCTGTGCTGGCGGAAGGTGGCGTGGCATTTATGATGACCGATATGTGCGCCCATCACTTCCGGCGGAAAGAAGTAGCTCATGCCGCGCTGGATGGTGTTGCGCTCCAGCGCGTCGTTGTTATCAGACGCCCAGAAACGGTGGCAGCGAGTCAGTACCTCGTAATCAATACGCCCGCCGCCGGAGGAGCAGGATTCAAACTCGATGTGCGGGAAGCGCTCGCCCAGCACGTCCAGCAGGCGGTAAAACTGGCGGGTCTGGGCATCGGCGGCAGCTTTGCCACTATGGCCCGGCTGCACCAGCTCGCGGTTCATGTCCCACTTTACGTAGTCGACCGCATGTTCGCCCAGAAGCCAGCTCATGCGCTCCACCAGATAATCAAAGGCTTCCGGGATGTTCAGGTTAAGCACCAGCTGGTGTCGCCCGGTCACCTGCACGTAGCCCGGCAGCGCCAGTACCCAGTCAGGGTGCGCGCGGTACAGATCGGAATCCGGGTTGATCATCTCCGGCTCAACCCAGATGCCAAACTCCATGCCGAGCCGTTTGACGTGGTCGATCACCGGCGTCAGGCCGTTCGGGTATTTCTTCTCGTCCAGATACCAGTCACCCAGCGCCGCGTGGTCGTCGTTGCGGCCCTTGAACCAGCCGTCATCGATGATAAAGCGCTCCACGCCCAGCGCGGCGGCCTCGTCCGCCATGCGCATGATGTAGTCCGGGTCGTGGTTGAAGTAGATCCCCTCCCAGGTATTGAGGTGCACCGGGCGCGGTTTGTTTTCCGGGAAGCGGATAATGTTGTCACGCAGGTAGCGGTGGAACTGCTGGCTCATACCGTTCAGGCCACGCGGGGAGTAGCTGGCATACAGGCGCGGCGTCCAGAGCGTTTCGCCTTCATCAATCGCCATTTCACCCGGCAGGTAGAGCGCTTCGGCCTGCAGATAGCGGCGACCGTCGGTTTTCGCTTCCGCGCGCAGGCGGTGGTTGCCGCTCCAGCCCAGATGCGCGCCCCAGACGTCACCCTGCATTTCGCTGAACGACGGCGTACCGGCAATCAGCGCCGGGAAGTGTTCGTGGGAGGTTTTACCCCGGCGGTTTTCAATCACAAAGCTGTCGTGATCGAGCTTTACGCGGTGCGGCTGAAATTCTCTGATCCAGCGTCCGTGGAAGGCCATCACCTCCCGGGCGCGCTCGGCCACCGGTAGCGTAACGGCGAAGCGCTCCACCTGCCACGCCTGCGATTTCAGGTTGGTTAAGCCGTGGCGCACTACCAGCACGCCGCTGGCATCCAGCGCCAGTTCGCTGGTCAGGCGCAGGCCCGCATGTTCATCTTCCGCCGTTACCGTCAGGGTTTGCGCCTGCTGCTGTACGTCGGTGGTGCTGAATACCGGGGAACCGTCCAGCCCCTGCCGGTGCCCCTCAATGCCGGGTGAGCCAAACAGACCGTGCCCCAGCTCGGCCATCAGCGTAACCGGGGAGTCCACGTCCAGCCTGCCGTTGGCAACGGGGCGTACGAGCGTCGCAGCATCCTGCGGTGAAAAGTGGTGAAGGTGTGGCCCCCAGTAAAGAATTTCGGCAAACGGGCGCGTTTTTATCACCACGTCTACCGTGCTGCTTTCAAGTCGAAATATGGCATCTTGCATAAGACATCTCCTGTCATCGGGATGTCTTGAGTGTTGATCCGAAACGTTTCGGATACAAACCAAAACGTTTCGGATCTGTGATCGGGTTTGGAATTTCGCGCGGTTTAGGCCGTCTGGCCCGGGGAGAATTCCGGCTGCCAGAGCACCTGAAGCTGCTCGATATCGCCGCCGTTAATCAGCTGACGCACCATATCGGCTATCTGTTTGCCGACGCCCTGGCGGGTGGACTGGATCACCGCCGCCACGTCGATATCGACGATGCTATCCTGAGGCAGGCCGTCATAGACCACCAGCGAGACGGCGTTGTCGCCGGATAAACGCCCCAGCTGCGCCAGCGCCATCGCCGCGCCGTCGCCGTGAGTGTTGCAGTCGGTGATGATGGCCGTGGGCGGCTGCGGCAGGGCGAGAAGCTCTTTTGTGGTGGCATACCCGACGCGGCGCGACGGGGGCATGGCGCGCAGCCACTCGCTGGAAAGCCCGGCCTCACGCAGTGCGTCCAGATAGCCCTGACGGCGTTGGGTAATGAACGCCTGATTATTACTCTCCCCCAGCAAGGCAATACGCTGATGTCCTTTTTCGATCAGCCAGCGGGTGGCCCTGTACGTACCGGCGTGATTGTCAAAATCAAACCACGCATACGGCTGCGGGAGGTGGCTGCGCCCAAGCGCCAGGAAAGGAAAACCGGCGGCCTGAAGCTGCTCAAGACGCGGATCGTGATCCAGCGTATGCGCCACGATCAGCGCGTCGACGCGGCGGCTTTGTACCATGCGCATGTAGCTGTGCTTATCCGCCAGATCGTCGTCGGCGATGAGCAATAGGTCGATCTCATGCCGCGCCAGTTCGTGGCTAATTTCGCCGACCATGTCCATAAATACGCTGTTATTGAGCGGAACGGGATGGACCGGAAACACCAGCCCGACGGCGTCAATTTTGCCCATCTTCAGGCGGCGGGCGAAGGTATTGGGCCGGTAGCCACGGCGCTGGGCCTCCGCTTCCACGCGGGCGCGTGTCTCGGCGGAGACGTCGTCATATCCGTTGAGGGCGCGGCTGACGGTAGTGACAGACAGCCCCAGTTCTTTGGCAATGGCTTTAAGCGACATGAGTTTCCGTATCTCTGTTAGTTCTGTTCCGCCACCAGCAGCGCGTGCGTATCCGGCTCCAGCGCCTTAAAGATATGCGGCTGGTCAGCGGGGTAACAAATGTAATCCCCGGCGGCGAGTTCTTCCGCCGCGTCGATCAGGCCGACCAGGGCCCGCCCCTGCATCACAATAATATGCTCTACTGAGCCAGGAGGGTGCGGCTGAGAAATACGATCGGCACCCGGCTGGGTCATCAGAAGATAGACATCCCGACGCGCGCCAGGTGGACATGCGGCGAGCAAAATGGCTTCATAATTTGCCTGCCCGGCCACCACTTTCGTGCCTTCACCACGGCGGATCACCTG is a genomic window containing:
- a CDS encoding alpha-galactosidase, which produces MQDAIFRLESSTVDVVIKTRPFAEILYWGPHLHHFSPQDAATLVRPVANGRLDVDSPVTLMAELGHGLFGSPGIEGHRQGLDGSPVFSTTDVQQQAQTLTVTAEDEHAGLRLTSELALDASGVLVVRHGLTNLKSQAWQVERFAVTLPVAERAREVMAFHGRWIREFQPHRVKLDHDSFVIENRRGKTSHEHFPALIAGTPSFSEMQGDVWGAHLGWSGNHRLRAEAKTDGRRYLQAEALYLPGEMAIDEGETLWTPRLYASYSPRGLNGMSQQFHRYLRDNIIRFPENKPRPVHLNTWEGIYFNHDPDYIMRMADEAAALGVERFIIDDGWFKGRNDDHAALGDWYLDEKKYPNGLTPVIDHVKRLGMEFGIWVEPEMINPDSDLYRAHPDWVLALPGYVQVTGRHQLVLNLNIPEAFDYLVERMSWLLGEHAVDYVKWDMNRELVQPGHSGKAAADAQTRQFYRLLDVLGERFPHIEFESCSSGGGRIDYEVLTRCHRFWASDNNDALERNTIQRGMSYFFPPEVMGAHIGHHKCHATFRQHSIAFRGLTALFGHMGLELDPLTVDAQEREGYRHYAALHKQWRAVIHTGTQWRIDMPDATTLAQGIVSEDKTQGLFMVSQLAMPDYTLMMPLRMPGLDVRARYRITLLDHPNIQITGEGGHTMRRLPAWMAAPQTVNGEWLMQAGIALPILDPETAILIGVERV
- the rhaD gene encoding rhamnulose-1-phosphate aldolase — protein: MQTITHSWFVQGMIKATSDAWLKGWDERNGGNLTLRLDDADIEPFAADFHQKPRYIALSQPMPLLANTPFIVTGSGKFFRNVQLDPQANLGVVKVDSDGAGYHILWGLTDEAVPTSELPAHFLSHCERIKATNGKDRVIMHCHATNLIALTYVLENSADFITRKLWEGSTECLVVFPDGVGILPWMVPGTDEIGQATARDMQKHSLVLWPFHGVFGSGPTLDETFGLIDTAEKSAEVLVKVYSMGGMKQTITREELIALGKRFGVTPLRSALEIYA
- a CDS encoding LacI family DNA-binding transcriptional regulator, coding for MSLKAIAKELGLSVTTVSRALNGYDDVSAETRARVEAEAQRRGYRPNTFARRLKMGKIDAVGLVFPVHPVPLNNSVFMDMVGEISHELARHEIDLLLIADDDLADKHSYMRMVQSRRVDALIVAHTLDHDPRLEQLQAAGFPFLALGRSHLPQPYAWFDFDNHAGTYRATRWLIEKGHQRIALLGESNNQAFITQRRQGYLDALREAGLSSEWLRAMPPSRRVGYATTKELLALPQPPTAIITDCNTHGDGAAMALAQLGRLSGDNAVSLVVYDGLPQDSIVDIDVAAVIQSTRQGVGKQIADMVRQLINGGDIEQLQVLWQPEFSPGQTA
- a CDS encoding helix-turn-helix transcriptional regulator; protein product: MTQPISVIAKSLVRERLRTGLSLAEIARRAGIAKSTLSQLESGNGNPSLETLWSLCVALDIPFARLLEPQQPTTQVIRRGEGTKVVAGQANYEAILLAACPPGARRDVYLLMTQPGADRISQPHPPGSVEHIIVMQGRALVGLIDAAEELAAGDYICYPADQPHIFKALEPDTHALLVAEQN
- the fucO gene encoding lactaldehyde reductase, with product MSFMLALPKISLHGAGAIGDMVKLMANKEWGKALIVTDGQLVKLGLLDSLFTALDAHQMSYQLFDAVFPNPTEALVQKGFAAYREAACDYLIAFGGGSPIDTAKAIKILTANPGPSTDYSGVGKVKNPGVPLVAINTTAGTAAEMTSNAVIIDSARQVKEVIIDPNIIPDIAVDDASVMLDIPASVTAATGMDALTHAIEAYVSVGAHPLTDANALEAIRLISLWLPRAVDDGHNLDAREQMAFGQYLAGMAFNSAGLGLVHALAHQPGATHNLPHGVCNAILLPIVESFNRPNAVARFARVAQAMGVDTRGMSDEAASLSAIQAIRDLSARVGIPSGFSQLGVTEADIEGWLDKALADPCAPCNPRTASRDEVRELYLEAL
- the rhaM gene encoding L-rhamnose mutarotase, producing the protein MIRKAFVMQVNPDAHEEYTRRHNPIWPELEAALKDHGAHHYAIYLDREHSLLFATVEIESEERWNAVANTDVCQRWWKHMHDVMPSNPDNSPVSAELKEVFYLD
- a CDS encoding MFS transporter, translating into MNATTCTHKDNPNFWIFGLFFFLYFFIMATCFPFLPIWLSDIIGLNKTHTGIVFSCISLSAIAFQPVLGVISDKLGLKKHLLWIISVLLFLFAPFFLYVFAPLLKANIWLGALSGGLYIGFVFSAGSGAIEAYIERVSRNSFFEYGKARMFGCLGWGLCASTGGILFGIDPSYVFWMGSAAALLLMLLLVVAKPKPNQTAQVMNALGANQPQITARTVFNLFRQRRMWMFILYVIGVACVYDVFDQQFATFFKTFFATPQEGTRAFGFATTAGEICNAIIMFCSPWIINRIGAKNTLLIAGVIMATRIIGSSFATTAVEVIALKMLHALEVPFLLVGAFKYITGVFDTRLSATIYLIGFQFAKQSAAIFLSAFAGNMYDRIGFQETYLMLGCFVLAITVVSAFTLSSRQEIAAAAGAAALTHQSR